In Planctomycetota bacterium, a single window of DNA contains:
- a CDS encoding branched-chain amino acid ABC transporter permease produces MTEFLQTLTDGVTVGMLYALIALGYTMVYGILKFINFAHSDVFALGVHLSIVIASVLGIKALGVTEAAPWYMGGLVLVLVMAACGAIGFVIERLAYRPLRSAPRLNVLITAIGVSLLLQNAGQLPAIFGPYPKPWPQLVPNEVLFETGGVKFRLVHGAVLGTAVALMVGLNALIFRTKVGAAMRAVSFSPRHASLMGINVDRIISFTFVVGSMLAAAGGFLYGVYYEGQMKQSADSVWVMLGLRAFVAAVVGGIGNVRGAVLGGLLIGLIEFFGVQYLSDQYRDAYVFAILILVLLFKPEGVLGKAVTEKV; encoded by the coding sequence ATGACGGAGTTCCTGCAAACCCTGACCGACGGCGTGACCGTGGGCATGCTCTACGCCCTCATCGCGCTCGGCTACACGATGGTCTACGGGATCCTGAAGTTCATCAACTTCGCCCATTCCGACGTCTTCGCGCTGGGCGTGCACCTGTCGATCGTGATCGCGTCGGTGCTGGGCATCAAGGCCCTGGGCGTGACCGAGGCTGCCCCGTGGTACATGGGCGGGCTGGTGCTGGTGCTGGTGATGGCGGCGTGCGGGGCGATCGGGTTCGTGATCGAGCGACTGGCGTACAGGCCCCTGCGGAGCGCCCCGCGCCTGAACGTGCTGATCACGGCGATCGGGGTGTCCCTGCTGTTGCAGAACGCGGGGCAGTTGCCTGCGATCTTCGGGCCGTATCCCAAACCCTGGCCCCAACTGGTGCCGAACGAGGTGCTGTTCGAGACGGGCGGGGTGAAGTTCCGGCTGGTGCACGGCGCGGTGCTGGGCACGGCGGTCGCGCTGATGGTCGGGCTCAACGCGCTGATCTTCCGGACCAAGGTGGGCGCGGCGATGCGGGCGGTGTCCTTCAGCCCGCGCCACGCCTCGCTGATGGGCATCAACGTGGATCGCATCATCTCGTTCACGTTTGTCGTCGGCTCGATGCTGGCGGCGGCGGGCGGGTTCCTCTACGGGGTGTACTACGAAGGGCAGATGAAGCAGTCGGCCGACTCGGTCTGGGTCATGCTCGGGCTGCGGGCGTTCGTGGCGGCGGTGGTCGGGGGCATCGGCAACGTGCGCGGGGCGGTGCTGGGGGGCCTGCTGATCGGGCTGATCGAGTTCTTCGGGGTGCAGTACCTCTCCGACCAGTACCGCGACGCGTACGTCTTTGCGATCCTGATCCTGGTGCTCCTGTTCAAGCCCGAGGGCGTGCTGGGCAAGGCCGTGACGGAGAAGGTGTAG
- a CDS encoding ABC transporter ATP-binding protein translates to MGAPRPDNPGSPAPGAGGAPDGRRASEGQGPSAVSAPPLLDVRGISIAFGGLKAVQNFSLAIPRGGLYGLIGPNGAGKTTCFNLLTGVYRTQTGSITLDGLRVDGLKPHQIAAAGLSRTFQNIRLFGDLTVLDNVRLGCHVRGRHSLWGTLTRSSSYVGQERAIRERAAHLLDTLALGDRADEQARNLPYGDQRRLEIARALATEPRVLLLDEPAAGMNPQETKGLARMIRSIRDAFDLTILLIEHDMGLVMEICEQITVLDYGVTIAVGTPREVQGNPKVIEAYLGLPADEEPAPRPAGQEAPRA, encoded by the coding sequence ATGGGCGCGCCCCGACCGGACAATCCGGGCTCGCCCGCGCCGGGCGCGGGCGGCGCGCCGGACGGCCGCCGTGCGTCGGAAGGGCAGGGCCCCTCGGCGGTGAGCGCCCCGCCCCTGCTGGACGTGCGCGGGATCTCGATCGCCTTCGGCGGGCTGAAGGCGGTGCAGAACTTCAGCCTGGCGATCCCGCGCGGGGGGCTGTACGGGCTCATCGGCCCCAACGGCGCGGGCAAGACGACGTGCTTCAACCTGCTGACGGGCGTCTATCGCACGCAGACGGGGTCGATCACGCTCGACGGGCTGCGGGTGGACGGGCTCAAGCCCCACCAGATCGCGGCGGCGGGGCTGTCACGCACCTTCCAGAACATCCGGCTCTTCGGCGACCTCACCGTGCTCGACAACGTGCGCCTGGGGTGCCACGTGCGCGGGCGACACTCGCTGTGGGGCACGCTGACGCGGTCGTCGTCGTACGTGGGGCAGGAACGGGCGATCCGCGAGCGAGCGGCCCACCTGCTCGACACCCTCGCGCTGGGCGACCGCGCTGACGAGCAGGCCCGGAACCTGCCCTACGGCGACCAGCGCCGGCTGGAGATCGCGCGGGCGCTGGCGACCGAGCCCCGCGTGCTGCTGCTCGACGAGCCGGCGGCGGGGATGAACCCGCAGGAGACCAAGGGGCTGGCGCGGATGATCCGGTCGATCCGCGACGCGTTCGACCTCACGATCCTGCTCATCGAGCACGACATGGGGCTGGTGATGGAGATCTGCGAGCAGATCACCGTGCTGGACTACGGGGTGACGATCGCGGTGGGCACGCCCCGCGAGGTGCAGGGCAACCCCAAGGTCATCGAGGCGTACCTGGGCCTGCCGGCCGACGAGGAGCCGGCGCCCCGCCCCGCGGGACAGGAGGCGCCCCGTGCTTGA
- the gmd gene encoding GDP-mannose 4,6-dehydratase, translating into MTTTRRALITGITGQDGSYLAEFLLAKGYEVHGIIRRSSSFNTARIDPIYQDPHYSAARLRLHYGDLCDASVLADLMRKVRPHEVYNLGAQSHVRVSFDMPLFTADTVAMGAMRCLEAIREFQQESGQQVRFYQASSSEQFGKVIETPQTETTPFYPRSPYACAKVMAHWATVNYRESYDLHASCGILFNHESPRRGETFVTRKITRAVGRIKMGLQDKVHLGNLDSKRDWGFAGDYVKAMWLMLQQDKPDDYVIATNQTWSVRDFAEKAFAHAGMDYRDFVAFDPRYLRPAEVDLLLGDYAKAKGKLGWVPTTSFDDLVKMMVEHDMELAQREKTLRDAGHKLSDRRHE; encoded by the coding sequence ATGACGACGACGCGGCGTGCGCTGATCACGGGCATCACCGGGCAGGACGGGTCGTACCTGGCCGAGTTCCTGCTCGCCAAGGGGTACGAGGTGCACGGGATCATCCGTCGCTCGTCGTCGTTCAACACGGCGCGGATCGACCCGATCTACCAAGACCCGCACTACTCGGCGGCGCGGCTGCGCCTGCACTACGGCGACCTGTGCGACGCGAGCGTGCTGGCGGACCTGATGCGCAAGGTGCGTCCGCACGAGGTGTACAACCTGGGCGCGCAGAGCCACGTGCGGGTGTCGTTCGACATGCCCCTGTTCACCGCCGACACGGTGGCGATGGGGGCGATGCGCTGCCTGGAGGCGATCCGCGAGTTCCAGCAGGAGTCGGGGCAGCAGGTGCGGTTCTACCAGGCGAGCAGCTCGGAGCAGTTCGGCAAGGTGATCGAGACGCCGCAGACCGAGACGACGCCGTTCTACCCGCGCTCGCCTTATGCGTGCGCGAAGGTGATGGCGCACTGGGCGACGGTGAACTACCGCGAGAGCTACGACCTGCACGCGTCGTGCGGGATTTTGTTCAACCACGAGTCGCCCCGGCGGGGCGAGACGTTCGTGACGCGGAAGATCACCCGGGCGGTCGGGCGGATCAAGATGGGCCTGCAGGACAAGGTGCACCTGGGCAACCTCGACAGCAAGCGCGACTGGGGCTTCGCGGGCGACTACGTCAAGGCGATGTGGCTGATGCTGCAGCAGGACAAGCCCGACGACTACGTGATCGCGACGAACCAGACGTGGTCGGTGCGCGACTTCGCCGAGAAGGCCTTCGCCCACGCGGGGATGGACTACCGCGACTTCGTCGCCTTCGACCCGCGCTACCTGCGCCCCGCGGAGGTCGACCTGCTGCTGGGCGACTATGCCAAGGCCAAAGGCAAGCTCGGCTGGGTGCCGACGACCAGCTTCGACGACCTCGTGAAGATGATGGTCGAGCACGACATGGAACTGGCGCAGCGCGAGAAGACCCTGCGCGACGCCGGGCACAAGCTCTCCGACCGACGGCACGAGTAG
- a CDS encoding oligosaccharide flippase family protein has product MGRAVAHGSFWMVVNTGITRAASLGATIILGRLLDDHAWGIYALAMSAAAIAGTFRDGGVRHLLMQRQKEYETLIGPVFWLALAFNLACGGALALAAPLIARAVAEPEATPLMLVIAASLPLSTPGVIMQARLSIDLRFREVGYIMGASGVVRFGGAIILALLGVGPLAFVLPLLACALLEWALSWRITRERLWTRPAHASRWPAMIGASAWIMLGALGVSVINWGGNLSVKPFVETEIVGAYFFAFQIVVQVGILLSSNLNAVLFPALAKIANEPARLAQASARALRQVMLLAAPMSVGLGVTFPAIEALLFAGKKSESVTAVLIQGATYAFAVLLAVPLSVQQARGRFRSWAIGLTLTGLAGLVAAAGGAAMHGTPAGIAAWAGGFTALSGVAYALVTLRRIGVPISDTLASALPGWAAAVACGALAWWVDSRLAGLGVGVVPSLVPEGLRRYVFECVRLVIVGSVFGASFTLVARVLLAGHVREALALVPARLRGHAERLLRLRSAPT; this is encoded by the coding sequence ATGGGGCGCGCGGTAGCGCACGGCTCGTTCTGGATGGTCGTCAACACCGGCATCACCCGGGCCGCCAGCCTCGGCGCCACCATCATCCTCGGACGCCTCCTCGACGACCACGCCTGGGGCATCTACGCCCTGGCGATGTCCGCCGCCGCCATCGCCGGCACGTTCCGTGACGGGGGCGTGCGCCACCTCCTGATGCAGCGCCAGAAGGAGTACGAGACGCTCATCGGGCCGGTCTTCTGGCTCGCGCTCGCCTTCAACCTCGCCTGCGGCGGGGCGCTCGCGCTCGCCGCCCCGCTCATCGCGCGCGCGGTCGCCGAGCCCGAGGCCACGCCCCTCATGCTCGTGATCGCCGCCTCGCTCCCCCTCAGCACGCCCGGCGTCATCATGCAGGCCAGGCTCTCGATCGACCTGCGCTTCCGCGAGGTCGGGTACATCATGGGCGCCAGCGGCGTGGTCCGCTTCGGCGGCGCGATCATCCTCGCGCTCCTGGGCGTGGGGCCCTTGGCCTTCGTGCTCCCGCTGCTGGCGTGCGCGCTGCTCGAATGGGCGCTGTCATGGCGCATCACGCGCGAGCGCCTCTGGACCCGCCCCGCGCACGCGTCGCGCTGGCCCGCGATGATCGGCGCGAGCGCGTGGATCATGCTGGGCGCGCTGGGCGTCTCGGTCATCAACTGGGGCGGGAATCTCTCCGTCAAGCCCTTCGTCGAGACCGAGATCGTCGGCGCCTACTTCTTCGCCTTTCAGATCGTCGTGCAGGTGGGGATCCTGCTCTCCAGCAACCTCAACGCCGTGCTCTTCCCGGCGCTCGCGAAGATCGCCAACGAGCCGGCGCGCCTCGCGCAGGCCTCGGCGCGGGCGCTGCGTCAGGTCATGCTCCTGGCGGCCCCGATGAGCGTGGGGCTGGGCGTCACGTTCCCCGCCATCGAGGCGCTGCTCTTCGCGGGCAAGAAGAGCGAGAGCGTCACCGCCGTGCTCATCCAGGGCGCGACGTACGCCTTCGCGGTGCTGCTCGCCGTCCCCCTCTCCGTGCAGCAGGCGCGCGGGCGGTTCCGGTCGTGGGCCATCGGGCTCACGCTCACCGGGCTCGCCGGGCTCGTCGCCGCCGCGGGCGGGGCGGCGATGCACGGCACGCCCGCGGGCATCGCCGCGTGGGCCGGCGGGTTCACCGCGCTCAGCGGCGTCGCGTACGCGCTCGTCACGCTGCGCCGCATCGGCGTGCCGATCTCCGACACGCTCGCCAGCGCGCTGCCCGGCTGGGCCGCGGCCGTCGCCTGCGGCGCGCTCGCCTGGTGGGTGGACTCGCGCCTCGCCGGGCTGGGCGTCGGCGTCGTCCCGTCGCTCGTGCCCGAGGGCCTCCGCCGGTACGTGTTCGAGTGCGTGCGGCTTGTCATCGTCGGGAGCGTCTTTGGCGCGTCGTTCACGCTCGTCGCGCGCGTGCTGCTGGCCGGGCACGTGCGCGAAGCGCTCGCGCTCGTCCCCGCCCGCCTGCGCGGGCATGCCGAGCGCCTGCTGCGCCTGCGGAGCGCGCCAACGTGA
- a CDS encoding branched-chain amino acid ABC transporter permease: MSIIRRQAAALRPPAWRGLVSACWPVLVAVVVGLVCYLAIGPLLGSFASKIMLIIGINVILAVSLTIVNGFTGQFSMGHAAFMAIGGYVAAAIVLYGSMRLFGTGEFQGGALSLTQGAESRGLIGRGDVLFLVATIAGGLFAAGAGYVVGLPSLRLRGDYLAIVTLGFGEIVRVLLQGTGDQLQPWKVAEVQSTPAWELALRLGGPQGFNLLPTYTTLFWVWMWVTITLLAAYRLKTSSSGRAFLSIREDEIASQAMGVDVTRYKVRAFVIASFFAGVAGAMYAMDIGAMNPLDGGFQRSFDIIIMVVLGGMGSVSGAVLAAVVLSILPEALRGLAQYRLIIYALLLVLMMIVRPQGLFGLREAWELGVLRRLLRGEDKS, from the coding sequence GTGTCGATCATCCGGCGACAGGCCGCGGCGTTGCGTCCCCCCGCGTGGCGGGGGCTGGTGTCGGCGTGCTGGCCGGTCCTCGTGGCGGTGGTGGTGGGGCTGGTGTGCTACCTGGCGATCGGCCCGCTGCTGGGGAGCTTCGCGAGCAAGATCATGCTGATCATCGGGATCAACGTGATCCTGGCGGTGTCGCTGACGATCGTGAACGGCTTCACCGGGCAGTTCTCGATGGGGCACGCGGCGTTCATGGCGATCGGCGGGTACGTGGCGGCGGCGATCGTGCTCTACGGCAGCATGCGCCTGTTCGGCACGGGTGAGTTCCAGGGCGGGGCGCTCTCGCTCACGCAGGGCGCCGAATCGCGCGGGCTCATCGGGCGCGGCGACGTGCTGTTCCTGGTCGCGACGATCGCGGGCGGGCTGTTCGCGGCCGGGGCGGGGTACGTCGTCGGGCTGCCGAGCTTGCGCCTGCGGGGTGATTACCTGGCGATCGTGACGCTGGGCTTCGGCGAGATCGTGCGGGTGCTGCTGCAGGGCACGGGCGACCAGCTCCAGCCCTGGAAGGTGGCGGAGGTGCAGTCGACGCCGGCGTGGGAGCTGGCGCTGCGCCTGGGCGGGCCGCAGGGCTTCAACCTGCTCCCGACGTACACGACGCTGTTCTGGGTGTGGATGTGGGTGACGATCACGCTGCTGGCGGCGTACCGGCTGAAGACGAGCTCGTCGGGGCGGGCGTTCCTGTCGATCCGCGAGGACGAGATCGCGTCGCAGGCGATGGGCGTGGACGTGACGCGGTACAAGGTGCGGGCGTTCGTCATCGCGAGCTTCTTCGCCGGGGTGGCGGGAGCGATGTACGCGATGGACATCGGCGCGATGAACCCGCTCGACGGCGGGTTCCAGCGCTCGTTCGACATCATCATCATGGTGGTGCTGGGCGGGATGGGCTCGGTGTCGGGGGCGGTGCTGGCGGCGGTGGTGCTGTCGATCTTGCCCGAGGCGCTGCGGGGCTTGGCGCAGTACCGGCTGATCATCTATGCGCTGCTGCTCGTGCTCATGATGATCGTGCGGCCGCAGGGCCTCTTCGGGCTGCGCGAGGCGTGGGAGCTGGGCGTGCTGCGCCGGCTGCTCCGCGGGGAGGACAAGTCGTGA
- a CDS encoding FkbM family methyltransferase, with protein MSNAMPSVRDQSSMALTPAELRLLDQRAKLATGSAIQKVLSRPAPTLVSKVMERWCRARGRAYPTLATTFWGAPMHVVVPDRVSLTIMRYGFFEDDLTKVFALVLRPGMVFFDVGSHFGYFSLLASHLVGPSGQVHAFEPTPSTYEVVSKNLAPLAHARANNVAVWREDSEMTFRDFGVEFSAFNSLGASKLTQAELARARVREVKVRARSLDSYVAETGVAPDFLKIDTEGAELDVLRGMERLLAEKRPALTLEVGDVGTQAGDRESRRVVDHMLARGYDAFELAGDRLVPHTPRERYDYGNILFGPRA; from the coding sequence ATGTCCAACGCGATGCCGAGCGTCCGCGACCAGTCCTCGATGGCCCTGACCCCGGCCGAGCTGCGCCTGCTGGACCAGCGTGCGAAGCTGGCGACGGGCTCGGCGATCCAGAAGGTGCTGTCGCGCCCCGCGCCGACGCTGGTGTCGAAGGTGATGGAGCGCTGGTGCCGCGCCCGGGGCCGGGCCTACCCCACGCTGGCGACGACGTTCTGGGGCGCGCCGATGCACGTCGTGGTTCCGGACCGCGTGTCGCTGACGATCATGCGGTACGGGTTCTTCGAGGACGACCTGACGAAGGTCTTCGCGCTGGTGCTGCGCCCGGGGATGGTGTTCTTCGACGTGGGGTCGCACTTCGGGTACTTCTCGCTGCTGGCCTCGCACCTGGTGGGCCCGAGCGGGCAGGTGCACGCCTTCGAGCCCACGCCCAGCACGTACGAGGTGGTGTCGAAGAACCTGGCCCCGCTGGCGCACGCGCGGGCGAACAACGTCGCGGTGTGGCGCGAGGACAGCGAGATGACGTTCCGGGATTTCGGGGTCGAGTTCAGCGCGTTCAACTCGCTGGGGGCGAGCAAGCTGACGCAGGCCGAGCTGGCGCGTGCGCGGGTGCGCGAGGTGAAGGTCCGGGCCCGCTCGCTGGATTCGTACGTCGCCGAGACGGGCGTGGCGCCCGACTTCCTGAAGATCGACACGGAGGGCGCGGAGCTCGACGTGCTGCGCGGGATGGAGCGTCTGCTCGCCGAGAAGCGTCCGGCGCTCACGCTGGAGGTGGGGGACGTGGGCACGCAGGCCGGCGATCGCGAGAGCCGGCGCGTGGTCGACCACATGCTCGCGCGCGGGTACGACGCGTTCGAGCTCGCCGGCGACCGGCTTGTCCCGCACACGCCCCGGGAGCGGTATGACTACGGGAACATCCTGTTCGGCCCCCGCGCCTGA
- a CDS encoding NAD-dependent epimerase/dehydratase family protein: MLDLADQRILLTGGSGFLGRAVRHALNLRGVPAHAILAPTRGACDLTRQDQAERLVGACFEGRGPTLILHLAGFVGGLGANRQWPSRFFHDNLVMTLHLVEACRAAGLLGGLTFVQVGTMCSYPADAPCPYREDDLWRGRPDAEIASYGVAKLATHQLLESYRLEHALRFAYVIPTGFFGPGDNTNPATSHVAGALTKKYVDAARAGAARVVNWGSGAPLRDLLYIDDAAEGLLRAAEVVSDGTPINLTGGREVSIRELAGIVAGLAGFKGETVWDTSKGDGQARRSLDGARAAAMLGWSPRVTLEEGLARTVAWYRANAGDVRGGT; the protein is encoded by the coding sequence ATGCTCGACCTCGCAGACCAGCGGATCCTGCTCACCGGGGGCTCGGGGTTTCTGGGCCGTGCGGTGCGGCACGCGCTCAACCTCCGGGGCGTGCCCGCGCACGCGATCCTCGCCCCGACGCGCGGCGCGTGCGACCTGACACGTCAGGACCAGGCAGAGCGGCTCGTCGGCGCGTGCTTCGAGGGGCGGGGCCCGACGCTGATCCTGCACCTCGCGGGGTTTGTGGGCGGGCTGGGGGCGAACCGCCAATGGCCGTCGCGGTTCTTCCACGACAACCTGGTCATGACGCTGCACCTGGTCGAGGCCTGCCGGGCCGCGGGGCTGCTGGGGGGCTTGACGTTCGTGCAGGTGGGGACGATGTGCTCGTACCCGGCCGACGCCCCGTGCCCGTACCGCGAAGATGACTTGTGGCGGGGCCGGCCCGACGCCGAGATCGCCAGCTACGGCGTGGCCAAGCTCGCGACCCACCAACTGCTGGAGTCGTACCGGCTGGAGCACGCCCTGCGCTTCGCGTACGTCATCCCGACGGGGTTCTTCGGGCCCGGGGATAACACGAACCCGGCGACCTCGCACGTCGCGGGTGCATTGACGAAGAAGTACGTCGACGCGGCCCGCGCGGGCGCGGCGCGGGTCGTGAACTGGGGCTCGGGCGCGCCGCTGCGCGACCTGCTGTACATCGACGACGCCGCGGAGGGGCTGCTGCGGGCGGCGGAAGTCGTGTCGGACGGGACGCCGATCAACCTGACGGGCGGGCGCGAGGTGTCGATCCGCGAACTGGCGGGAATCGTCGCGGGGCTGGCGGGCTTCAAGGGCGAGACGGTGTGGGACACGAGCAAGGGCGACGGGCAGGCGCGGCGGAGCCTTGACGGGGCGCGGGCCGCGGCCATGCTGGGGTGGTCGCCCCGGGTGACGCTGGAGGAAGGCCTGGCCCGGACGGTGGCGTGGTACCGGGCGAATGCGGGCGATGTGCGGGGCGGAACGTGA
- a CDS encoding FkbM family methyltransferase: protein MSRKLHKVLNAALPMGVRKGLKESAKAFIPTLRHLDMPVRLRHLASRGFAPGVIYDVGAATGEWSRMAHEIWPQARIVGFEPNAREVPHLDATKRDVPGFDYRRCFLGRARGTVEYFDNDTQTSLLDDSARGVKTTAEMLVLDELIASGDIPAPQFVKLDVQGYELEVLSGGEAAMRGAQALLLEVSFIPFHPGLPIVRDVVEFMHARGFVWFDVLGLLRRASDDALLQMDVLFVRGDSPLRAGGAA from the coding sequence ATGAGCCGCAAACTCCACAAGGTGCTGAACGCCGCGCTCCCCATGGGCGTGCGCAAGGGGCTGAAGGAATCGGCCAAGGCGTTCATCCCGACGCTGCGCCACCTCGACATGCCGGTGCGCCTGCGCCACCTGGCGTCGCGGGGGTTCGCGCCGGGGGTGATCTACGACGTGGGGGCGGCGACGGGCGAGTGGTCGCGGATGGCGCACGAGATCTGGCCGCAGGCGAGGATCGTGGGCTTCGAGCCCAACGCCCGCGAGGTGCCCCACCTCGACGCGACGAAGCGCGACGTGCCCGGGTTCGACTACCGCCGGTGCTTCCTGGGTCGCGCGCGCGGCACGGTGGAGTACTTCGACAACGACACGCAGACGAGCCTGCTCGACGACAGCGCCCGGGGCGTCAAGACGACCGCCGAGATGCTCGTGCTCGACGAACTGATCGCCTCGGGCGACATCCCGGCGCCGCAGTTCGTCAAGCTCGACGTGCAGGGCTACGAGCTGGAAGTGCTGTCCGGGGGCGAGGCGGCGATGCGCGGCGCGCAGGCGCTGCTGCTCGAGGTGAGCTTCATCCCGTTCCACCCGGGGTTGCCGATCGTGCGCGACGTGGTGGAGTTCATGCACGCGCGCGGGTTTGTGTGGTTCGACGTGCTGGGGCTGCTGCGCCGGGCCTCCGACGACGCGCTCCTGCAGATGGACGTGCTGTTCGTGCGGGGCGACAGCCCGCTGCGCGCCGGGGGGGCGGCCTAG
- a CDS encoding endonuclease/exonuclease/phosphatase family protein: MSDDATQPDGAPPSRGRGGGALRRAVGALGALGCAVSVLVWAIGALLSDRAHWSQYAAWVPTWASLGGAGVLWGVWGFARRAGSRWERATGRPRRRRAWGLYAFALVIAAGLAWMVVVEWRVPRGFVTHATSPRGARVLVWNPSWERMSAFHARLLEHDPDVVLVSNPHPHADWSALHAGMGDRTYALRQGMLVVVSRFPIRRFGWTGLRVAPEPGRPSWWKAPRTSASGGEALFVQLDAPALTGNTPGAFDAVAPPAPLTIWFVDLPSDMWIHRERMLREARRAIDAFRGPVLRRSDDGLDVPEQTLRLGPLLPGGGLTVDGAEPAAGFPPPDLVVGDLNTPRGSRSLRHLGAGLTHAHDQAGLGPGVTYPRPLPVVAIDHVFVGPRLRAARFLTADLGVSRHLAQVVDVEAAN; encoded by the coding sequence GTGAGCGACGATGCGACGCAGCCAGACGGCGCGCCTCCGTCCCGCGGGCGGGGCGGTGGGGCCCTGCGGCGCGCCGTCGGCGCGCTCGGCGCGCTGGGGTGCGCCGTGTCGGTGCTCGTGTGGGCGATCGGGGCCCTGCTGAGCGACCGCGCCCACTGGTCGCAGTACGCGGCGTGGGTGCCGACGTGGGCCAGCCTCGGCGGGGCGGGCGTGCTGTGGGGCGTGTGGGGCTTCGCCCGGCGGGCCGGCTCGCGCTGGGAACGTGCCACAGGCAGGCCGCGCCGGAGACGGGCGTGGGGCCTGTACGCGTTCGCGCTCGTCATCGCGGCGGGGCTCGCGTGGATGGTCGTGGTCGAGTGGCGCGTGCCGCGTGGGTTCGTGACGCACGCGACCAGCCCACGCGGGGCGCGCGTGCTGGTGTGGAACCCGTCGTGGGAGCGCATGTCGGCGTTCCACGCGCGCCTGCTCGAGCACGACCCGGACGTCGTGCTGGTCTCGAACCCGCACCCGCACGCCGACTGGAGCGCGCTCCACGCCGGCATGGGCGACCGCACCTACGCGCTGCGCCAGGGCATGCTGGTCGTCGTGAGCCGCTTTCCCATCCGGCGGTTCGGCTGGACGGGGCTGCGGGTGGCGCCCGAGCCGGGGCGGCCGTCGTGGTGGAAGGCGCCGCGCACGTCGGCCTCGGGCGGCGAGGCGCTGTTCGTGCAGCTCGACGCGCCCGCGCTGACGGGCAACACGCCGGGCGCGTTTGACGCCGTTGCCCCCCCCGCGCCGCTGACGATCTGGTTCGTCGACCTGCCGTCGGACATGTGGATCCATCGCGAGCGCATGCTGCGCGAGGCGCGCCGGGCGATCGACGCGTTCCGGGGGCCCGTGCTGCGCCGATCCGACGACGGGCTGGACGTGCCCGAGCAGACGCTGCGGCTGGGCCCGCTGCTGCCGGGCGGGGGCCTGACGGTCGACGGGGCCGAGCCCGCGGCCGGGTTCCCGCCGCCGGATTTGGTGGTCGGCGATCTCAACACCCCGCGCGGCAGCCGCTCGCTGCGGCACCTGGGCGCGGGGCTCACGCACGCGCACGACCAGGCGGGGCTGGGCCCGGGGGTGACGTACCCGCGCCCGCTGCCGGTGGTCGCGATCGACCACGTCTTCGTCGGGCCACGCCTGCGAGCGGCACGGTTTCTGACGGCGGACCTGGGCGTGAGCCGCCACCTGGCGCAGGTGGTGGATGTGGAGGCGGCGAACTGA
- a CDS encoding ABC transporter ATP-binding protein, with product MLEVRNLHVNYGAIRALHGVSLKVEAGQIVTLIGCNGAGKSTTLRAISGLAKASEGSITFEGRPLRGMKPHEIVRLGVVQAPEGRGIFANLTVDENLAMGAYIRRDREGIRADREKVLTLFPRIKERLTQRAGTLSGGEQQMVAIARAMLTRPRLLLLDEPSLGLAPQIVQVIFRVIREINAAGTTILLVEQNASMALRVAHRAHVLEVGRVVMEGDAASLAASDEVRKVYLGHG from the coding sequence GTGCTTGAAGTGAGGAACCTGCACGTGAACTACGGGGCGATCCGGGCGCTGCACGGGGTGTCGCTGAAGGTCGAGGCCGGGCAGATCGTGACGCTCATCGGGTGCAACGGGGCGGGCAAGAGCACGACGCTCCGGGCGATCTCGGGCCTGGCGAAGGCGAGCGAGGGATCGATCACGTTCGAGGGGCGTCCGCTGCGCGGGATGAAGCCCCACGAGATCGTGCGCCTGGGCGTGGTGCAGGCGCCCGAGGGGCGAGGCATCTTCGCGAACCTGACGGTGGACGAGAACCTGGCGATGGGGGCCTACATCCGGCGAGATCGCGAGGGCATCCGCGCGGACCGCGAAAAGGTGCTGACGCTCTTCCCGCGGATCAAGGAGCGCCTGACGCAGCGGGCGGGCACGCTCTCGGGGGGCGAGCAGCAGATGGTGGCGATCGCGCGGGCGATGCTCACGCGCCCGCGCCTGCTGCTGCTGGACGAGCCCAGTCTGGGGCTGGCGCCGCAGATCGTGCAGGTCATCTTCCGGGTGATCCGGGAGATCAACGCGGCGGGGACGACCATCCTGCTGGTGGAGCAGAACGCTTCCATGGCGCTGCGCGTGGCGCACCGCGCGCACGTGCTGGAGGTGGGGCGGGTCGTGATGGAAGGGGACGCCGCGTCGCTGGCGGCGAGCGACGAGGTGCGCAAGGTGTACCTCGGGCACGGGTAG